The genomic interval AGAGATCACCGAAGGGCGTGCATAGTTGGAATAACTACTGGTTACCGATTGCGAAGATGCTACACCTGGATTGGTGATATTATCATTGGGTTGCCCCGTTCCCCTGATGGAAGAGCTGTTGGTAATACCAGGATCGATATAGCTTTGTCCTGCAATCAAAGAGAGCTGATGCCTGCCAAGCAGTTTTTCGTACGACAGGTAGTTTTCCACCATATAGTATGAGTTCTCCGTGAAACTCAGCATCGACTGGCGGGCCTGGTTCAGGAAATTGGAGGCCTGGTACTGTTGCTGATAGCTGTTACTTCTGCTGGAGTTCACTTCTGCCGCAAACTGTGAACGGAATTTTAATCCATCGATGATACGCACTTCTCCCGATAGTTGCGGGAAGAAAGCCAGTGATTTGGTAGTCTGGCTTTTCATGGCAATCTCCTGTATCGGATTTACCGCATTGCTGAAGTCATCGATGTTGGAGACGATAGAATATCCGCCCTGGATAGATGGGTCCAGGATGGGTTTGTAGGGCGCATATTGTATGGCATTGATAATATTGGCATTGTAGCCTTTGCTGACATATTGCCGGACGATGATGTTCTGTGTGAACCGGAAGCGGCCCAGCGTTTCCTCGAGGCCAACACGTGCCTGGAATCTTTTGTTGGTGGCATCGGTTAAGATAGCCTGCTGATTGATATAAGTGGCAGATATACTATAGTTGACTTTTTCACCACCACCGCTGATGTTGAGGTCATTTTCGGATACCAGGGCATTACGGAAGATGGCATCCTGCCAGTTGGTACTGTCCTGTAAAACTGCGTTTGTGTTGAATTTTGCAGGCAGCACGGTATTTTTGGTAGCGGCAAGATCTTTAAGCGCCTCTACATATTGTGCGGCATTGAGCAGGTCCAGTTGTTTCCAGGCCCTGGCGATGCCCCATTGAGAGGTAAAGCTGACCCGGGGAGGACCTGTCTTACCTTTTTTGGTAGTGATGATCACCACGCCATTGGCGGCTGCTGAGCCATAGATAGCGGTGGAAGATGCATCTTTCAGGATGGTGATACTTGCTATATCCTGCGGGTTGAGTGTATTGAAAAGGTTTTTGGTACCCTGGATGCCATCCACTACATACAGCGGGTTAATATCCGTAAAGCTACCAGTCCCCCTGATGATGATCTGGGCATCTGCACCGGCGCTACCGCTGCTTTGCAGCACCTGTACACCTGCGGCCTTACCGATGAGCAGTTGCGAGGGATTGGTGGCATTTACCGCGCCGGCTTCTTTCACCGTTACGACGTTGAAGGCGCCTACCACATCTTTCTTCCTGGCGGTACCATAACCGATAACTACGATGTCGTTCAGCGCTGCCACTGTTTTGACAAGGCGTATAGAGAAAGTGAGCGTGGCGCCCGATTTCAGGGAGATGTTATTCAGCCGTTGCGTTTCAAAACCCATGTAAGAAATACTGAGTGCGTATTTTCCTTCGGGGGGTAATCCGGAAAAACGGAATACACCATTACTGTCAGTTACCACGCCGGCTGTATACATCGTCTTTTCATTGAGCGCCACTACAGAGGCATTGGGAAGGAGGTCACCCTGATCTGTGCGCACCGTGCCGGTCACCTGCATACGCCCCTGTGCCCGGGTGATCATCGAAACGCCTGATGTCAACATGACTAGCAGCAGATACAGACACCATTTTGGTTGATAGAACATCTTCATAACTGGAATGTGTTTTTAAAGTCCCGGGCATAGCAAGCCCGGGGGCGCTAAAGGCGCCCGCTTGTGGAATAGAACTATATCGGTGAATTATTTCCTCTT from Chitinophaga filiformis carries:
- a CDS encoding SusC/RagA family TonB-linked outer membrane protein; the encoded protein is MKMFYQPKWCLYLLLVMLTSGVSMITRAQGRMQVTGTVRTDQGDLLPNASVVALNEKTMYTAGVVTDSNGVFRFSGLPPEGKYALSISYMGFETQRLNNISLKSGATLTFSIRLVKTVAALNDIVVIGYGTARKKDVVGAFNVVTVKEAGAVNATNPSQLLIGKAAGVQVLQSSGSAGADAQIIIRGTGSFTDINPLYVVDGIQGTKNLFNTLNPQDIASITILKDASSTAIYGSAAANGVVIITTKKGKTGPPRVSFTSQWGIARAWKQLDLLNAAQYVEALKDLAATKNTVLPAKFNTNAVLQDSTNWQDAIFRNALVSENDLNISGGGEKVNYSISATYINQQAILTDATNKRFQARVGLEETLGRFRFTQNIIVRQYVSKGYNANIINAIQYAPYKPILDPSIQGGYSIVSNIDDFSNAVNPIQEIAMKSQTTKSLAFFPQLSGEVRIIDGLKFRSQFAAEVNSSRSNSYQQQYQASNFLNQARQSMLSFTENSYYMVENYLSYEKLLGRHQLSLIAGQSYIDPGITNSSSIRGTGQPNDNITNPGVASSQSVTSSYSNYARPSVISYYGRLNYTYDDKYILTTSYRRDGASNFGPNNRYGNFAALGLSWRFSEEAFIKNIFPVLSDGKLSASWGQTGNNNIPNFLNTAKTYQGTPGGALVYSLGSTETFISGTTLTTLSNPDLKWEQTNQIDIGIDLAFLKNRLTIEADWYDRKSTGLLVTTLLPASIGVSTTGAQPRKTVNAADARNRGVELTIGYADKINDHFSFNVSINGSVNHNEVLSLGDQFSAPIQAGAFTPVPATTYTAAGSAIGSFYGYRVDHVARDADEISILNQEAAKKTGRPDAKYQDGLLPGDFIYRDINGDGVVTAKDQEILGNAIPKYIYGINAGITYKSFDLNLVLSGISGLKLLNGLKLNTSFMSTGHNAGTDILDRWRKPGDVAALPRIGQNVTGNGNLRPSDWWLEDGSYLRLRNITIGYNTPAAILNNVTGGAVKSLRIYVAAQNLLTLTRYTGYDPEVAGDYLFARGIDQGQVPQPRTFLAGIQLGF